Proteins found in one Bacteroidales bacterium WCE2008 genomic segment:
- a CDS encoding branched-chain amino acid aminotransferase, with translation MSEINWDKLGFDAYRTRTVVLSHYKDGKWSPVETTENFSFTLDPFAQVFHYAISCFEGLKTFRQKDGRIAIFRPDQNAARMQRTAKFLGIPAPDKDLFIKMCTLCVQNNLEFLPPYGHQASLYLRPMLFGVHPQMQLVPYPEAYFAVICAPAGSYYGEHLKSFAGVIPGNYDRAAPKGSGSYKIGANYAATFKPYKTAHDQGYTELLYLNSGTREFIDEFGSSNFFAIKGNKYITPLSDSVLPSITNKTLQEVAADFGMEVEKRPVRVEELADFDEAAACGTAVVITPMSHIDIKPVLEEDKVEKSYRFMPDGEVGEICTKLYKRITGIQFGELEDTHGWCYHIEEK, from the coding sequence ATGTCAGAAATCAATTGGGATAAACTTGGCTTTGATGCCTACAGGACCCGTACCGTAGTTCTTTCCCACTACAAAGATGGCAAGTGGTCGCCTGTCGAAACGACAGAAAACTTCTCATTCACTCTTGACCCGTTCGCCCAGGTCTTCCATTATGCGATTTCCTGCTTCGAGGGTCTGAAGACCTTCCGCCAGAAAGACGGACGTATAGCTATATTCCGCCCGGACCAGAATGCCGCACGTATGCAGCGTACCGCCAAATTCCTCGGTATCCCGGCTCCGGACAAGGACCTCTTCATCAAGATGTGCACTCTCTGCGTCCAGAATAACCTCGAGTTCCTGCCGCCTTACGGCCATCAGGCTTCCCTCTATCTCCGTCCTATGCTTTTCGGAGTACATCCTCAGATGCAGCTGGTACCATATCCTGAGGCTTATTTCGCAGTGATCTGCGCGCCTGCGGGCTCATATTATGGAGAGCATCTGAAATCGTTCGCCGGCGTGATTCCGGGCAACTACGACCGCGCTGCGCCTAAGGGTTCCGGAAGCTACAAGATCGGAGCTAACTATGCCGCTACTTTCAAGCCTTACAAGACTGCCCATGACCAGGGCTATACCGAGCTGCTTTATCTGAACTCAGGTACAAGGGAGTTCATCGACGAGTTCGGTTCGTCCAATTTCTTTGCGATCAAGGGCAACAAGTATATTACGCCGCTTTCCGACAGCGTCCTCCCTTCCATAACCAACAAGACCCTGCAGGAAGTGGCTGCGGATTTTGGTATGGAAGTGGAGAAACGCCCGGTAAGGGTCGAGGAGCTCGCTGATTTCGATGAGGCCGCAGCCTGCGGAACCGCAGTTGTCATCACTCCTATGTCCCATATCGACATCAAGCCAGTCCTCGAGGAGGACAAGGTCGAGAAGTCGTATCGCTTCATGCCTGACGGAGAGGTCGGCGAGATCTGCACGAAACTGTACAAGCGCATTACCGGCATCCAGTTCGGAGAGCTTGAAGATACGCACGGATGGTGCTATCATATCGAGGAAAAATAA
- a CDS encoding 3-isopropylmalate dehydrogenase, whose translation MKLRIAKLPGDGIGPEVVEQAVKAVDAVCRKFGHEVEYTFGYVGACAIDRFGNAYPEETHAICMASDAVLFGAVGDPKYDNNPTAPVRPEQGLLAIRKQLGLYANLRPVETFKGLVDKSPLKKELVDGADFLCIRELTGGMYFGEKGRKDNGDTAYDTCIYSRNEVERILKLAFEYAMRRRKHLTVVDKANVLESSRLWRQVAKEMEPQYPEVQVDYMFVDNAAMQLIRCPKFFDVMVTENTFGDILTDEASCISGSMGLLASASVGAHTSLFEPIHGSYPQAAGKNIANPVAAILSAAMMFEYAFGLMEEGKAIRKAVAASIDAGAVTEDLAGDGKALSTSEVGDWIASRI comes from the coding sequence ATGAAACTCAGAATAGCTAAACTCCCCGGCGACGGAATCGGTCCGGAGGTTGTCGAGCAGGCCGTAAAGGCCGTAGATGCAGTATGCCGCAAGTTCGGCCATGAAGTCGAGTACACCTTCGGCTATGTCGGAGCGTGTGCGATCGACCGTTTCGGCAATGCCTATCCGGAGGAAACCCACGCCATCTGCATGGCCAGCGACGCAGTGCTTTTCGGCGCTGTGGGCGACCCTAAATATGACAATAATCCGACAGCGCCGGTACGTCCGGAGCAGGGACTGCTCGCAATCCGCAAGCAGCTCGGACTCTATGCAAACCTCCGCCCGGTCGAGACGTTCAAGGGTCTGGTGGACAAGTCCCCTCTGAAGAAGGAGCTGGTCGACGGAGCCGATTTCCTCTGCATCCGCGAGCTGACCGGAGGCATGTACTTCGGCGAGAAGGGCCGCAAGGACAACGGCGACACCGCCTATGATACATGTATCTACAGCCGAAATGAGGTTGAGCGAATCCTGAAGCTGGCGTTCGAGTATGCAATGCGCCGCCGCAAGCACCTGACGGTCGTGGACAAGGCCAATGTGCTCGAGTCGTCGCGTCTGTGGAGACAGGTCGCCAAGGAGATGGAGCCGCAGTATCCGGAGGTCCAGGTCGATTATATGTTCGTTGACAATGCCGCCATGCAGCTGATCCGCTGTCCTAAGTTCTTCGATGTCATGGTGACGGAGAATACTTTCGGCGATATCCTTACGGACGAGGCCAGCTGTATCTCCGGTTCCATGGGTCTTCTCGCTTCCGCGTCTGTCGGAGCCCATACCAGCCTGTTCGAGCCTATCCATGGTTCTTATCCTCAGGCAGCCGGCAAGAACATCGCCAATCCTGTCGCAGCGATACTGTCCGCCGCTATGATGTTCGAGTATGCTTTCGGGCTGATGGAGGAGGGCAAGGCTATCCGCAAGGCCGTAGCCGCTTCAATCGATGCCGGTGCCGTGACCGAGGACCTCGCCGGAGACGGCAAGGCTCTGAGTACCTCGGAGGTAGGAGACTGGATTGCTTCAAGAATCTAA
- a CDS encoding D-citramalate synthase: MIEIMDTTLRDGEQTAGVSFNADEKLAITRLLLEELKVNRIEVCSARVSSGEHEAFAKICEWASTCGHLDQVEALGFVDNGLSIDWIASAGGRVMNLLTKGSLRHVTCQLHKTPQEHRDDILKNIAMAKAKGLEVNVYLEDWSNGMIDSPDYVHFLMEGLKDAPVRRIMLPDTLGILNPDQTAEFCRSMVERWPDLHFDFHAHNDYDLAAANAYEAVKAGVKGLHTTVNGLGERTGNLPVSSLVGILNDHLKIGNSLDERKLMHVCRYVETISGVRIPSNKPLVGEFVFTQTSGVHADGDKKGGLYQNALMPERFGRHRHYALGKTSGKANIVKNLEQMGISLTAEQMKLVTERVVELGDKKESLSPEDLPFIIADVLKGDFSAARENIRIVNYNLQLTRGMRPLANLRLNICGNEYEESAAGDGQYDAFMKALWKIYDRLGKQHPKLTDYVVKIPPGGKTDALVETTISWDLNGRGFKTRGIDSDQTEAAIKATMKMLNMIEI; the protein is encoded by the coding sequence ATGATTGAGATAATGGACACAACCCTCCGTGACGGAGAGCAGACTGCCGGGGTTTCGTTCAATGCGGACGAAAAGCTGGCCATAACCCGTCTGTTGCTGGAGGAACTGAAAGTCAACAGAATCGAAGTGTGCTCCGCAAGGGTATCCAGCGGCGAGCACGAGGCCTTCGCGAAGATATGCGAATGGGCCTCGACCTGCGGCCATCTGGACCAGGTGGAAGCCCTCGGCTTCGTCGACAACGGTCTGTCGATAGACTGGATCGCTTCGGCGGGCGGCCGCGTCATGAATCTGCTGACCAAGGGGTCCCTGCGCCATGTTACCTGCCAGCTGCACAAGACTCCGCAGGAGCATCGGGATGACATACTCAAAAACATCGCGATGGCAAAGGCAAAAGGCCTGGAGGTGAATGTCTATCTCGAAGACTGGTCCAACGGCATGATCGATTCCCCGGATTATGTCCATTTCCTCATGGAAGGCCTGAAGGACGCCCCGGTCCGCAGGATCATGCTTCCGGACACTCTGGGAATCCTTAATCCGGACCAGACCGCAGAGTTCTGCCGTTCGATGGTAGAGCGCTGGCCTGACCTGCATTTCGACTTCCATGCCCATAACGACTATGACCTTGCGGCCGCCAATGCCTACGAGGCCGTCAAGGCCGGAGTCAAGGGTCTCCACACGACAGTCAACGGCCTCGGAGAGCGTACCGGCAATCTGCCGGTCTCCAGCCTCGTGGGGATCCTGAACGACCATCTGAAGATCGGAAACTCTCTCGACGAACGCAAGCTCATGCATGTCTGCCGCTATGTCGAGACAATCTCCGGTGTCCGTATTCCTTCCAACAAGCCACTGGTCGGAGAGTTCGTCTTCACCCAGACCAGCGGGGTCCATGCCGACGGCGACAAGAAAGGCGGTCTTTACCAGAACGCCCTCATGCCGGAGAGATTCGGCCGCCACAGGCATTACGCCCTGGGCAAGACCAGCGGCAAGGCCAATATCGTAAAGAACCTGGAGCAGATGGGAATAAGCCTTACGGCTGAGCAGATGAAGCTCGTGACTGAAAGGGTCGTGGAACTCGGCGACAAGAAGGAGAGCCTCAGCCCGGAGGATCTTCCATTCATCATTGCAGACGTGCTTAAAGGAGACTTCTCGGCTGCGCGCGAGAATATCCGTATTGTGAATTATAATCTTCAGCTGACCCGTGGCATGAGGCCCCTGGCTAATCTAAGACTTAACATCTGTGGTAACGAGTACGAGGAATCCGCCGCCGGTGACGGACAGTATGATGCCTTTATGAAGGCTCTCTGGAAAATCTATGACCGTCTCGGAAAACAGCATCCAAAGCTTACCGATTATGTAGTTAAAATTCCCCCAGGAGGCAAGACGGACGCTCTCGTAGAAACCACGATTTCCTGGGACCTCAACGGCCGCGGCTTCAAGACGAGAGGAATCGATTCCGACCAGACTGAAGCGGCGATCAAGGCCACGATGAAGATGCTTAACATGATAGAAATTTAA